The region GACCTTTTATAAttctctttttatatatatatatatatNACCAGATATACAAATATACCACCCAATGTtggaaaatgcacaacacaaatatgcactattaggtacgcatcacaaaaaaaacacaccactaggtatgcaaatatacaccacacagtgctcggaaatgcacaattagaggCATGGGGTtatatggtgcattattttgggtgtgttgtttgttttttggtgtttttgtgcattttcttaACACTACTTTGTATTATATACAGGCGTTCTGTGCATTTTCTTAACACTACTCTGTATTATATACAGGCGTTCAAAACGAATAAAACCCTTTTTGAGCTTATACAACTAATACTTTTAGTTTATGTTAAAATGTAGGAATTGAAAGCGGAGTTAAGCCATTGATTGAACTCCAGGTTGGTTAGGTTGTGAAATAATGCTTATTAGGACTATATATTTGAGTTATGTTAGGACTATCTATTCGAATtcaatcaatacaatattcagttctcatcatgCTTATGTCTTAAAACATAGTTAtgataattttctttttgagtaatacactctgttacaatatagagTGAGTCAACAGccaattgcctccactgaggctcggtGTAAACCAGGACCTCGattgccactagaccacaaggtctttggctagttattatattattacatatgAACTGGATTTACTCAATGCATAATATATTCTCAAATATGATATTAACtgcataatgtatttttttgatTATGTACTGTATGCGCTATTGCAGGGATACATACTTGGTAGTCCAAGAGGAGTTGACACTCAAAGTAACTATAGAGTTCCATTTGCTTATGGAATGGGACTCATTACCGATCAACTATATGAGGTGCATAAacactatttatatttaatttttacaaaaatctTTACCTCTTAATATGGGTATCTCTTAGAACAAGTATGgtttaaaaagttttgagaaTTGTATTAATTGTACTGGGGACTATTTTAGCTCCATATATTTTTCTCGGtacaaacataaaaaaattttacatttactTTTTGTTATATATGCATTACATGTTAAATGGGGCTCATTCTGGCCAACTATATGAGCTGCCTAAACACtcttcatatataattttatgaaaaccCCAATCTTAGAACGAGtacaatttaaaaagttttagaaaTGATACTAATTGCAATGAGGACACTATCAATGTGAACAATATTGTAGCTCCATTATCCCCAATACAAACtcaaaaatgtattacattcattttcttgttttattaaTCGACCTTTTATAAttctctttttatatatatatatatatatatatatatatatatatatatatatatatatatatatatatatatatatatatatgatatttacaAGTATTCTTCTGAAACAGTCACTCaaagaaaattgcaaaggaGATTATACGAATTTCAATTCGACTAATTTACAATGTCATCGAGATCTTCAAACTTTTAATCAGGTCAGATCTAACCAAaagtaacatttttaaaaacttcaaaAGTTATTAATATATCCTGCATGCAATAATCATGCTTGTTTTTGCAGTTGACCGAGAGTATAAATCACAATCATATTTTGGAGCCTATTTGTTTGTCTGGTTCTGATTCTACAATGTCATCTCTCATTAAGTTGCCGGTACAAAAGCCTCTTTATCATGACTTGTACACAAAACTGAAGATCGatccattttttctttctgaATTGCAATGTCGAGTAAGACCTCACTCTATGACTCTGCCTATGagtttcaaataatatatgtatatactagTTAGTGAATCAAGCTAGGCTATTGTGTTGCAATATAGGATGAATGGAAAGCACTTTCCGAGTATTGGGCCAATGATTATAATGTTCAAATGGCCCTTCATGTTCGACAGGTATacataaattgattaaattaattagtgcATGTTAAGGATTCACTCATTATATGCTTGATGAGCAGAAGTTATATCTCTTGCAGGGGACTAAGGAAAAATGGGAACTTTGTAATAACAGTGTACCATACACATCGTCAGTCAGTAACGCTCTACCATCTCATGTGAACCTTAGCAAAAAAGGGTATAGATCTCTTATCTACAGGTCAGGGCATTAATTCCTTTACGATATATAGTATTCTTTTTAGTTACCTTATATACATCtaaataatatgataaaatcTCCTTTATAAGAAATGACttgtttgtatattatatttaaaatgtgtAGTGGTGATCACGAAATGGTGAGCACATGTCTTTCAAATGAAGCGTGGATAAAATCGCTAAATTATTCTATTATTGATGACTGGAGGCCATGGATGGTTGAAGGTCAAGTTGCAGGGTAAGTTCATTCACGTCTATATAAAATTagaacaaattaatattttgtttcatAGTACTCCAATTAATAGATTAGTTAAAAgatctaaatttatttaatgcaaaaaaatacaataaatttgaatCTTAAAAAGATCATATGCATGTTTAGCTTATCAAGGCCACACATACATAAATGTGTATTGATacatacaacaaattaaatttttagtttaggTTAAAATTcactttaatataaatatatattccaaacTTTTTTCTTTGGCTATGTATACGAAAACTAAGTTTTTACTTTTCAATGTTATGATGATGCTCTTTAGGTATACAACGACATACGCTAATAAGATGACATTCGTTACTGTGAAGGTAAATTATTTCCTATACTTCATTATTGTTTTATAtctataattattttgttttgggaGTAtgattaaaacaatataatgtttgTTGTAACTGTTATGTAACAGGGAGGAGGTCATGTTGCACCCGACTATCGTCCTTTTGAATCTCAAGTTATGTTCGAGCGATGGATATCTTAtgaaaatctttaattttatataaaatttagtaGAAATAAAGTGAGTTAAAGTACTAAAGTTTGTTGATGtatgttttaacttttttaagttTCAATAAGCATCTTTGATAAATTGATGCAACTAGTGTTTAATAATTcgacaaaaacaataatattgtcAAGTTATTGtagttattatatatgaaaattggTGTGATGCcctatgtttgtttgttttttttttctttgacttATGAAAAAATTTATAGCCTGTATTTACCGATGTGCTTTAGTAAAACTAATTTTGCGATCAATCTTATTCGACAAAAGATCAAATTGAGAAAACTAATATGCAACTTCTATAGAGTGTTGAAATTAAaatcttatgattatcaaacaaATTATCTGATCAAACAAATTCATTAGTATTgccattatttatttatttattcagaAATAGTTCCATGCTTAATGCTTATTAAGGCACAAAGCACATGTAAACATGTGCTAAATGGCTTATTAAAaggttgaaaaataaataaataaataaagcaataCTAAAGAAGCTATTGCAGTAAAAGTTcatataaatttggaaaatgttGAGACTATGGTATAGGGGTGATCcaataattcaaatattatcAACTCTTGTGTTGTTCATGATTAAGGTCTAGGGTTTTCGACAACCTAACTCATTGAGGTTCAAGAAAAACTAACGACGTTTACACGCGCTATTTGAAAAGCTAGATGAGTAGAGCAGGTAGAGACCGTGAGTATGGAGACATAAAGTTGCATATTCATACCCGGTTCATGAAATACATAACATTTTACTAGTTATTAGTTATGAAAATTATAAACGAGAAGttacaaccaaaaaaaatattgaagcaCGTTAAGTTAGTAGATGCtatacaatatatttatgaCCCCTAGCTTACGTGCATGTACTAATGTACTATGGCCTACAAataatgacaaaaacttgtgtgagactatcTCATAGATCCTTATTTTTGAAACGGGTCGAGTCaagattaaatataatacttatattgaaaattttaatactaaatcagaaatgaaatgtttattacttatatgagaaaatgtgatacttttgaaaaaaaatataatacttttacattttgatttaaaagtattacatttttcctcaaatttattacatttgtatttataagtaacaaacacttgccaacattacttataagagaaattataatacttttgttgaaaaaattaatatttttacatcaaaatgtaaaaagtattaaatttgttatcaaaagtattacgttttccgttataagtaacaaacattttatttctaattagtattacgttttttcattataagtattacatacattttgattatattgacctaacccgtctcacgaataaggattcgtgagacggtcttacacaagtgtgacccctcaacaatagatatttttaatatatttgatcaatataataataacttccattcatttttttttttaattctagaGTGTAGacattgaactttaaataacaaaaaaatgtaGAATGATTATTATGGAGcataatatatctaaaaacataataagtcttaatcaatgttatatccttgatttatgtccctcttcttggatgctaataaatgtgtacattttactttaaatgttgtacacttcaattttattagacaaaattgtccctactacattcttattatacaaaattacccttacaccgttataacaccgttaattttaactccatcattattaccctacACCTATATCCATTGTatcttttttctattctttaattgtcattttattaaaattattaatttctatttaatggttgattatattttaattaaatttatatgaaTAGTAAAtcttatatgtgtgtataaagtacatatattatttgtgtatatataatttgaattatacattttaattatttttatttattaatattttaatattgggcataagtttttgcgcatcgcgcatataaaatactagtatgaCATATAAATGTAAAATCTTGTAATtagtttaacttttttttacttaaaacaCAACATACACATGCGTCATCTAATTTGGTCGAgcaaatcaaacaaattaaaaggttACGAGTTGGATATGACAATTTCGTGTtgtccataaaaaaaaaaagctaggcTTCCTAATATGACAACACAAGCTAGGCTGCTATATGTTAGTGCAAGTAGACATCATTGTATTAATTCGCTGCTCTAACTCGAAGAAGCAAGCAGACATCAATCTTAAGTAATCCAACAACCAAAACAGTCCACATTCAATATCAATCATTACAGTATGGGCCatccatggtccatacaactatgtagatcatactatcaaatgatgtatatttagtacataaataatgtatttttaatatattaaaattgtacattatatttagaGAAAGTACATCATTtgaatattaaaagtatattattttatacgaGGTTGTATATATTGAGTTTGAAGATTAATATATAGCTTATTTGAACATTATGAATCTTTAATTTCTCTAACTTTATAATTCTCCTCTCCATCTTAAACATGTATGCAGTCGCTAAAAACGAATTGCAAAGGAGAGTATTTGGATACTAATCCGACCAATTTATTATGTCAACAAGAGGTCCAAACCTTTAACCAAGTCTGATGATGTTGCCCAGATCAAGTTATATACTCCTATTCTTTGACACTGATCAATCtggacaaattataccatagattagggtctatcttgcattgtagactctggtctaaaaataattttcaaattttgtatctatagttaacatatttaattttgtacCTGTAATTGAAGTTTCTGTACCtataactatcatattatgtgtcagcaattatcttacagatatttgatacatttaattCCGGCCTTTTTGTGAACATATATTATCTTACATATAAAAAATGACTTACCATTTATGTGTTTGATATATATAGTGGCGATCATGACATGCTTATTCCGTATCATTCAACTCAAGCATGGATGAAGTCATTAAACTACTCTGTTGTGGATGATTGGAGAGCATGGATGGTTGAAGGCCAAATTGCAGGGTAAGTTGTTAAGTTGTAAAGTATAACAAGCTATACATTATTAagttttttgttaatatatatcaaAGCACACATAATATATGGTAACAAATGTTAAGATGCAAGTTTAATGTCTTTCACAATGCTATGTAGGTATACGAGGACATACTCTAATCGGATGATATTCGCTACTATCAAGGTAaacatttttgttatttttttttaattatattcttttttatttaagaattaagattaattaaaataatttatgttataatttatatattgaatggaGGTGGTTATACTGTATCTGTGTTTCGTCCTTCAGAATGTCAAGCCATGTTCGAGAAATGGATATAATAATTTACATCCACTCCTTTCGATTTAGACATtgaactttaaaatttaaatggcaGAAAAATATAGATTGATCATTATGGAgcataatatgatatatat is a window of Ipomoea triloba cultivar NCNSP0323 chromosome 11, ASM357664v1 DNA encoding:
- the LOC115996884 gene encoding serine carboxypeptidase-like 10, whose translation is MQSDYCRFWGVVVVFLVVLLKLQSCHKYAVEAARGLPVKFLPGFDGPLPFQLETGYIGVGQNEEIQLFYYFIKSDSNPQEDPLILWITGGRTCSALRSIFQQIGPLLVEPVEYNGSLPRLQPFPYSWTKVASIIFLDLPVGTGFSYATKSLETGDLPAASNAYEFLQKWLIDHPEFLSNPFYVGGHSYAGHTVPIITEMISNGIESGVKPLIELQGYILGSPRGVDTQSNYRVPFAYGMGLITDQLYEVHKHYLYLIFNVGIESGVKPLIELQGYILGSPRGVDTQSNYRVPFAYGMGLITDQLYESLKENCKGDYTNFNSTNLQCHRDLQTFNQLTESINHNHILEPICLSGSDSTMSSLIKLPVQKPLYHDLYTKLKIDPFFLSELQCRDEWKALSEYWANDYNVQMALHVRQGTKEKWELCNNSVPYTSSVSNALPSHVNLSKKGYRSLIYSGDHEMVSTCLSNEAWIKSLNYSIIDDWRPWMVEGQVAGYTTTYANKMTFVTVKGGGHVAPDYRPFESQVMFERWISYENL